GccttgcgcatgcgcggcagcatgCCCATCCAGGACTGCAATGAGCGGCCGGctggatgaaaaaaaatatataatgtcttCTGCGCAATCGGTGGCCATATCTATGGGATACAATATGACAACAAAGAGGTAGGAGGAAAATAATTTTATCAAGAAGGGTGGGAATTTGCCAAtacagtatatttacaaaaatgatcactggcaCACCATTAACAGATTAAACAGAGATCATtgtaatgggaatacccctttaaatgggtctgtgatcaGCAAGAGATGGtccacaccgtaaaaaaaaaaaaaaaaaaaaaaaaaaggaaatgttctattttttttttagcagtgtgGCAGGACTGACCAAAATCCCACTGATGCAATTCATGGTGACTCCACTCCGgctgaggacccattcaagtcaatgaccGCTGTTAGCAATGTACAATATGGCCACGGGGTAAGCaggttagtgtgcatgagcccttaatgtgtaTTCATACATTCGTGTTTCAGCACAGAAGCatactctattttgtccgtgttcacagatccattgcgcccattatagtctatggctcCGTGAAAAACATGGAcgcaacacggatccttcactgaCCATCTTATCACGGACACATGAAGGAGACATTATAGTGAGAGTCACCCATCACCTATAGAATGAAGGTGGTCACTTATATGCTAGTAAAGAGGATCAAACGCCCCGATTCATAGAAAGGTAGGGGGTTCGGGTAAGCCCCCAGTGACTGATAACCTCACATAATGTATACTTTATCTACAAGGTAATGTTCATTGAGGAGGAACGTTTATGTgaatactgatgtagcagagccgagtttCTCATGCAGGTAAATATCCGCCTGGCGTTATGCTACATCTGCAGCTACTGTAACTACTTCATACTTCCAGCTCCCAGTCATTCTCTGCCAGGTAACACTGCGCCACCGCCAGGTCACAGCCCGCAATGCTGGCGAACTCCGCACAAGTCCGTTCCCTCTCCGTTATCAGCGACGGAATCCCCGCAGCACCGTTCGGGTCCATCCCCACGGTACTGAGACAGCAGCCAACAAACCACGCCCACCTAGGAATGGCGGCAGAACAGACGCCTCTCGAACCGTCCAATCCCTGTGCTCGCTGCAGGGAGCCGTGCTTCTGTTGGCTAAGAGCTCTCGACCAATATTCTCGCGAGATTGAAGGACATGTTAAAGGCCAATCGTAGTTAAAGTTGAAATCACGTGATGCGTTCCAAGCCGGAATGCGGAAGTAAAGTAACAGCAATTAAttaaatgtttgtttgttttccctTTATTTGCTATAGCGCCGCGCGCAGTTACACTGTAAAATAGCTCCGTTGCGGAAACGAAAGGTTCACAACTTCTGCTTATCAGTAACGTCTCCACACGGGGGCCGGGCCGGGGCCGGGGCTGTGGGCGGGGTTTGCCGGCATGTAACTGCACTTTGAGGTGACCTACACTGTGCGGAGTAAACTGCGCCCGGTAGCCATGAGCGCTTCATCGTTAAGTGCGTTAAGAACGCTGTTCAAAACTTACCTAGACGGGCCTGGATTTGACCGAGTTATGAGCAAGGTATGACGCTGTGAATGTCAGCTGGGTGGACGGTTACCCGTAGCAACCAGTGATTTACTGCTTCTGAAGTGCCTGCGTGCATTCTCCACAGAGATAAAGGCTGacagctattaaaggggttgtccgagttatttttgtgttctttctatgttcctaactaagcaaatgtaacaactttacaatatatatatatttatttaacagaAAATACGGCCATGAGATctccccacactgcgcaggcgcggagatcggatggatgttctggagttagccgcgcttgcgcactgggccgtaatatttccctactgaggctcccggcgcatgcgcagtgggacactgcagctgaactccgctgtgagATTTTTCCCTAAACTGtctgtttgcgcatgcgcagatcgtcaaaactcaggaacgcctcctcacgtcattagcggtgcgaccggaagttaggaggtagggaaaactcacgaagtagggtaatgtaacgttacaccgggctgctctctcctaggattcttaaccccttcagctgcacagactgggtagctgcagcagtgacaattctgggcacaggagctgacagactacaGAGAAagtattgcacaagaaggtagggggaagacccagtgtgtattagcagtgtcattatacaggtgggacttgtaatTCTAcgcttacaagttgctgttgattcgaagggcagctcttgtatgcactcccttagcagtgtcattgtacagctgggacttgtagtcctacacatacaacatgctgctgagtctcccagcaggcagacatgtcactcaagggagtggatacaagagctgccctagcagtgtcattatacagctgggacttgtagttctacacgtACAAGATGCTGCTGACTCTCCcaggattgtttttattgcatgtaatcaagggccagaagagaaccggggaaattaggaaatatagaTTATTTTTTGCCTGAAActtgcttagttatatattgctgcccatcagattttcagtggtatatattattttttttttcataactcggacaacccctttaatccaagcACACATGCATACTGGGTTTGGCaagagcatgcatgtgttttcagtGACGAGTGGAgatgtgtctggcagcagctttattTCCTGGAAGTAGCTTCATCCTCTataccagggatgggcaaactgcggctttccagctgttgtaaaactacaactcccattatgcctAAAGCTagcggcctacagcagggcatgatgggatttgtagttttacaacagctggagagccgcagtttgcccatcactgctcTATATAATGGATGGAGCTGTAGTTTTGGCTGCCGGAACCACTCAGGAATAGCTGATGAAGGGTGTAGGacgcccaccaatcagatattgaagaGGTTTTCAGGGACTGTAATACTCATGGCCTATTCTTAggatatcaatatcagatttctgggggtctgactcctggtgtCCCTGCGATCATCTGTTTGCAGGGGTGTCTGTGTACCAAAGCCTAACAGCGGAAGAGCCCGGCTCCATACTCTGTGTAAAGGCtgtgcctggttactgcagtCTGATCCCATTCAGTCAGCCACCACAGTGTATGGAGATGTGTGAGCAGCTGATCAGAAGggtcctgggagtcagaccctAAGATCCTAAGGATAAAGATTCAAAATGAAAGTCCTGAGAAGCCACTTGATGAAACGCAGCAGGTCACCATTCTTCAGGATAAACTATTTTGTGCTTCTTGTAAATTCCCCAGCTCCAGCTTGTGTCTGTAAGTCCTGGTAAAATTGTCTGTGAGCTGAAAGTTGATGAGGAGCACACAAATCGTCTTGGCACCATGCATGGCGGCTTCACGGCTACTTTGGTCGATACGGTTTCCACCGTTGCTTTGCTGAACACAGAGAGAGGAGCTGCAGGAGTCAGCGTGGACATGAACATTACGTAAGTCAGGATGCTTGAAGAGAATAGAAGTAGGTTTTTGATCTAGTTCATTAGATGTGCGGGTATCAGGGCATAGTCTTAAAGTGGTTTTTCAGGCAAAATATGTTTACCACTTAAAACACAAGGTAGGTGACAACTGTATTATCTATAGGTACTCCACTAGAGCAGGGGGTCCCAAAATCGCATTCCTACACACTGTAGGACTGCACTAAGGATGGAGCAGTACCGAGTATGTGTGTTGCTCCTTCATTCAAAATCTAGGGGGCTAATAGGTTCAggaccctccattcactgctgctcccattcatttcaataggagccATGCCGCAGTAACCAGATCCATCCACTACGCAATAGACAGATCTGTGCAGTGTCGGTGCTAGAACTGTTCCCAAACAGCTGATAGAGAGGAGTGCGGGGTGTCAGACCTTtgccgatctgatatcgatgacctagtCTGTGGATCGGCCATCaaaaccctggacaacccctttaaggaatcagagagataaaaaaaattatatatatatatatatatatatatatatatatatatatatatatatatatatatatacatatatacattttttttttttttttttttacagtatatgaAATCCAAGACCTACTGAGAGGAGTCGGCCCCTCTGTAGAAGCCCTAGTACGTTATGGCTCTGTATAAAACGGACAATAATGCATGAGAGCTAAAGTCCAACACTGATCACTTCTTTGTGGGCTACCTTGTATCATATACACATCATATTCAGACGGTTGtatttctgggtccgcatccgttgcgcaattttgcagaacgggtgtggacctAATAATTttaatggatctgcatccgtagttccgttccgcagccccacaaaaaatctATAGCATGGCCAgataaaaataggcatttctatataggGCTAGCCCTGTGCGtttcgcaaaatgtggaacgcacgtggccagtatccgtgttctgcggatccgcaatttacggaccacaaaacgcTTACAGTCATCTGAATGTATCCTTAGAACGGTTGTGGTGTAATCCAAAAAGTAGTTGGTAACCTGGATGAAGTCCCTGTGCTAGTGAGACAAGCCTTTGATGTGGCAGAAGGATCCTTGGAAGCACAGTGAGTATAATCATGAATATTCAAGGGGTTAACTTGTAAAAGGGTTATCCGGTCTCATCAGTACCAGATCACCGGAGGTCCTGGGAGTCGGAGCTGTCAGTTGTTAGAAGAGGCCCGGTGCTCTGTGAGCgccacggcctcttcctaggcctgtgatggcctccagctgtggtaaaactactactcccaagaTGTCCCCTTGCTTTTCTGTTCTCAGAAcgctatagaaatgaatagagcatgctaggagtcgtagtttcaccacagctggagtgcctggaagttagccatcactgtcctaggctatatgacgtcaccgtacatcggtcccatggggctgagctgacaCTAGGCCATTAAAGTCATtcagccgctatataatgtacggcgctgtgcttggtaagcacctGGGATGCTGTCAccctcaccagagctccagtgagcgccTCAGCTtcccgaaacagctgatcagtgggggcacTGGGACTCTGACCCCTGCCAgtgtgatactgatgacctatcctctggctaggtcatcaatattatttcttggataacccctttaaggctcccgTCGGGTTTttgtttaaaaggaaaaaaaggctttaaacaCACCTGTAGTTGTCTCTATGAACCATCGGACATAAGAGGCAGACTTGTGAGGTGTTCATGTTCTGCAGTTTTCTAATAAGTATTCTTAAAAGGGTGCAAAATGTCTCTAAAATGTCTGCTGCTTTCTTAAAGGTATATGAATGCTGCCAAAATCGGAGAATCCGTTCTCATCACTGCACAAATTTTGAAGCAAGGAAGAACATTGGCGTTTGCGACTGTAGATCTGGTTAATAAAGAGACGGGGAAACTAATAGCACAAGGACGGCACACAAAACATCTGGGGTAGTTAGGGCTTTATGCCAAGTGTAATATAGCTATTAATAAAAACAAATTCCCTTGTTCTTCTTCTTTTTAGTCTACAATGAGGAATTGTATGTTTCCTTCCACATGCTGTCAGAATAATATTGTACAATGCCTAGGTTCGACCAAGGACACAACTGCATggcgtttgtatgttctccctttgtttcctcccacactccaaagacatactgacagGGAACTTATAttatgagccccactggggacagcaagtgataatgtctgtaaagcgctgcggaatatgtcgcCGCTATATCAGTtagtaaaataataaatactgtgtACACACCTTTCAGGAGTGTATCTTTAGGATGGTGGCGCTAAGCATGTAAACCGGTAAAATACCAGAGTGTTTCTTTTAACTTCAGTTGCTGCTCTCCTgttggttttaaaaaaattacaaactaaggctccattcagacgtccgtatccgttccacaattatgctgaacgggtgcggacccattaattttcactggggccggaatggatgcggacagcacactatgtgctgttctcggcatccgcacttccggatctCCAATTCcgttccagaaaaaaaaatagaacatgtgctattcttgtccgcaactgcggacaagaaaaggcattttctataatggtgctggcgatgtgcagtccgcgaaatgcggaacgcacattgccggtgatTGTGTTTTATGTATCCAcaacgtctgaatggacccaaACATAATGCTATGCAACTtcagcagtgctggaagttcaggacgggagctgcactGCAAGCCCGGAGTGTgacactcgctcgtgtgaaaccagcctacgggcgagtattccgcgtggattgaacgcattgcacctgcactgaataccgacccattaattttttatggggctgttcacatgagcggtgattttcacgcatcacttatgcgttgcgtgaaaattgcagcatgctctattttggccccaaagaaatgaatggggttgcgtgaaaatcccaagcatccgcaagcaagtgcggatgcggtgcgattttcacgcacggttgctaggagacgatcgggatggagacccgatcattattattttcccttataacatggttataagggaaaataatagcattctgaatatagaatgcttagtaaaatagtgctggaggggttaaaaaaataaaataatttaactcaccttagtccacttgatcgcgctgcccggcatctcgtctgtctcctttgctgaacaggacctgtggtgacgtcactctggtcatcacatgttccatcacataatcttttaccatggtgatggatcatgtgatgaccggagtgacgtcaccacaggtcctgttcagcaaaggagacagaagagatgccgggctacgcgatcaagtggactaaggtgagttaaattattttttatttttctttaacccctccagtgctattttacttagcattctgtattcagaatgctattattttcccttataaccatgttataagggaaaataatacaatctacagaacaccgatcccagaccagAACCACACCGATCCCAGACCAGAACCACACTGCTTCCGTTGGCCACGGCACACCTCCCTGTGAGAgcagctgtctaatgacagcGTGGTCACTGCAATCTGCAGTGGCACGGGCTGCCAGCAGATCACAATGTAACCCAATGCTTTTATACGTCGGTTTACAAATAAGAGCCGACTGCCGCGACGTAGAAAGTCGTGCGGTGGTAGGCAAGTGGTTAAATAAATGTCATAAACTAGGCATATCTAATGACAAGAAAGCCAATGCAAAAGGGGAAACAAAGATTGGGGTAAAAAGCCAGTCTTtgcaaatgacccccagtgtgttTTATGTTCTGTAACATTTCTAAGGGTtcatgaacatattttctttccatgtttattctttttttttttttttttttttgcggactgtatgtggaatcattaatttcaatgggtctgtaaaaaaacaaacagttaCTCctagtgcattccgtttccgcatgttcgtttcacaaaaaaaatagcaaatgtcctattattgtccacattacggacaaggggttctatcaggggccagctgttatgttccgtaaaatacggaatgcacacggacatcatctgtattttttgcggactgcaaaatacacacagttgtgtgcatgagccctaagttagGTCTCCAGCTGACACTGATCTCATTGGTGTAGCAAACATTTCTTGAACACCTTGTTCTCCTTGCCCCTATAGTAGTTTATAAGCCAGATGTAACCACATTTAGTGACTGTGGAAGTTCTGGAGCAAGGCTCAATGGCTATGCCTTCACAGTGCCATAGCTCTAATAATGCCCTTCCCTCACCCTGGGCTGGCTAGTTTGCACTGACAAATACCCAGATGGGTGGTAGTAAAGCcgggttcacacttcagttatttgtgagccaaaaccaggtgggaGTGAAGAACACAGAATGGGAGTAAATCTTTACATTGTACGTTGTCACTGAATAAGTTTCActactggttttagctcacaataactgatggaaataattgaTCAAATAACTAAAATGTAAACTAGGCCTAAGGAATAGCCCTATTTAGAGCTGTGACACTGCATGCAGTGGTGACTCCATGTACactttttaggctgggttcacatctgcatcctTAATTCCGGCAGTCTGTTCTATCAGGGGAACAGACTGCTGAAATGCACTGTATCCGACGTACATGGCGGTCCTTggccaaaaaaaataatgctaCATGTAGCATTTTGTTGTCCGCCCGAAAGCTGGCACATATGCCAGTAAGTGGCCAGATCCTATTACAGGGAATGGggatccggcagtctgttcctcaaCCTGAGAAAAAAAAACGCAGATCTGAACTCAACCTTACATATAGCTGATGCTGATGAAAACTTTTCAGTCAGAATGAGAGATGTCTTGCACAAGAACATGTAATAAAATTTACTCACCGAAATTTTCATTTCCTGGAGTCTGTAGGCAGCACACAATGGGTTAACTCGATTGACCCCCCTACTCAAAGCAGAAGACATGTTAATGCAATCAATCGCTTGGGCCCTTCCCCTTTTGGTGCCTATAAAGGGTAGCACACAAGACAAGACCATGTATTATCTGCAGCAATAACATATATTTATTAAAGGAGGGAAGTTGTGCTGCCTACGAACTCCAGGAAATGAAAATTTCGGTGAGTAAATTTTATTACTTCCTAGACGTCCTACAGCAGCACACAATGGGAGTTCTGtagcaatagaaaaaaaaaattcaagggaGGGTTATACACCAACTGATTCCTCAATCACTCTTTTGCCAAAAGCTTCCCCTTCTAGTGCTGAGATGTTCAGGCTGTAGTGTTTTACAAACGTAGAAGCTGAGGACCATGAGACAGCTTTACAAATTAGATCCAGCGGAATTTGCCCATGAGGTTGATGTGGAGCGCGTAGAGTGCGCTTTTAGAGGAAAAGGAGCATCCCGACCATCCAGTTGATATGCGTCTGAGATGACATTTTAAATCCACCTGGACAGTGAAGCATTTGAGGCATTCTTACCCTTATTCGGGCCTGCAAACTGGAGGAAGAAATTTTCGTCCCTTCTGAATTTTTGTAATGCTATAAAAGAGGACTGGTCTTACGTTCTGCAAATGTAGAGACTGTTCTTGAGAGTCTTCAGGATTATCTCTTAATACTTGTAGTACTATTCCTTGATTCAGATTAATTGCAGAATTAACTTTAGGTAGAAAACATGGGAGGAATCTAAGAACTAGGCTGTAAGAGAGATCAATGAGTTAAGGCTCTCTGGAGGGCAAGGCTAGCAGTTCTAGTCTTTTCACAGATGTAATAGCAACAAGAAAGAGTTTCAAAGGATATATATGTTATTGAGGCCGTTTCCAGAGGTTCGAAGGGTGGCAAGGTAAGTTGCTTAAGAACGATTGTTAAGTCCCATGTGGGAACTGGAGGATGAACTATTGGTCTTAGGTTCTTAATTGCTTTAAAAACCTAtgtaccaccccccccccccccctcactttaCATTACCCCAtccctccttgttccttcttaagGTTCTGATTCTATTAAGCAACAATAAGCTCGACATCCGGGGCAACCCAGAATATTATATTCAGGATATCTGATGTTAGAAGACAGAATATATGTACATTTGTAACCAAAAGAGATCTCCTCTTAAACATATACagttcagaccaaaagtttggacacaccttctcattcaaagagttttctttattttcataactataaaaattgtagattcacactgaaggcatcaaaactatgaattaacacatgtggaatcatatacataacaaaaaagtgtgaaacaactgaaaatatgtcatattctaggttcttcaaagtagccaccttttgctttgattactgctttgaacactcttggcattcttttgatgagcttcaagatgtagtcacctgaaatggtcttccaacagtcttgaaggaattcccagagatgcttagcacttgttggcccttttgccttcactctgcggtccagctcaccccaaaccatctcgattgagttcaggtccggtgactgtggaggccaggtcatctggcgcagcaccccatcactctcattcatggtcaaatagcccttacacagcctggaggtgtgtttggggtcattgtcctgttgaaaaataaatgatggtccaactaaacgcaaaccggatggaatagcatgccgctgcaagatgctgtgatagccatgctggttcagtatgccttcaattttgaataaatccccaacaatgtcaccagcaaagcacccccacaccatctcctccatacttcacggtgggaaccaggcatgtagagtccatccgttcaccttttctgcgtcgcacaaagacacggtggttggaaccaaagatctcacatttggactcatcagaccaaagcacagatttctactggtttaatgtccattccttgtgttctttagcagtggtttcctagcagatattctaccatgaaggcctgattcacacagtctcctcttaacagttgttctagagatgtgtctgctgctagaactctgtgtggcattgacctggtcgctAATCTGagctgaggctggtgactcggatgaacttatcctccgcagcagaggtgactcttggtcttcctttcctggggcggtccacatgtgagccagtttctttgtagccaaTGCCActgccaaacttttggtctgtactgtatgtacaaatcacagaagaaatgcaccaaacggatatgccactgactatactggctagtcataaatgcagatattaaaagctgagacttttgccaatatattcctgtcaggaagatatcggagcccaacaagcaccacgtcacggttctcagcatggcaaggggtcctaccactacgctacctatggtgtgaacaaggtctgaaggtgatgtaatccagctcacagccaagcttccacacaaccgcctagcaggacaactagtgcaatgtgaacaaagccagactgtaagccacacccatatcagaccatgtgatggaggttaccaggtgcaaaggagagtgtttgaatgccaggtaaaggcacatacactacatataaaacaagacaaaaacacagaaatatagtggcaaatctgggggagctgctcaacccctaacactgtagcgtgtttttcattgggggagcagccccaccgcatgtggaccgcagcaaacgactatccccagcaaaaaaaaaatttgcatacggtggaggatgtcggcgcggtccacatgcatcacaaaggcatcctacacaaaacggagcattgtgcggatgaaaatataatcatataaatcacagaagaaatgcaccaaacggatatgccactgactatactggctagtcataaatgcagatattaaaagctgagacttttgccaatatattcctgtcaggaagatatcggagcccaacaagcaccacgtcacggttctcagcatggcaaggggtcctaccactacgctacctatggtgtgaacaaggtctgaaggtgatgtaatccagctcacagccaagcttccacacaaccgcctagcaggacaactagtgcaatgtgaacaaagccagactgtaagccacacccatatcagaccatgtgatggaggctaccaggtgcaaaggagagtgtttgaatgccaggtaaaggcacatacactacatataaacaagacaaaaacacagaaatatagtggcaaatctgggggagctgctcaacccctaacactgtagcgtgtttttcattgggggagcagccccaccgcatgtggaccgcagcaaacgactatccccagcaaaaaaaaaatttgcatacggtggaggatgtcggcgcggtccacatgcaccacaaaggcatcctacacaaaacggagcattgtgcagatgaaaatataatcatataaatcacagaagaaatgcaccaaacggatatgccactgactatactggctagtcataaatgcagatattaaaagctgagacttttgccaatatattcctgtcaggaagatatcggagcccacatgcaccacgtcacggttctcagcatggcaaggggtcctaccactacgctacctatggtgtgaacaaggtctgaaggtgatgtaatccagctcacagccaagcttccacacaaccgcctagcaggacaactagtgcaatgtgaacaaagccagactgtaagccacacccatatcagaccatgtgatggaggttaccaggtgcaaaggagagtgtttgaatgccaggtaaaggcacatacactacatataaaacaagacaaaaacacagaaatatagtggcaaatctgggggagctgctcaacccctaacactgtagcgtgtttttcattgggggagcagccccaccgcatgtggaccgcagcaaacgactatccccagcaaaaaaaaaatttgcatacggtggaggatgtcggcgcggtccacatgcaccacaaaggcatcctacacaaaacggagcattgtgcagatgaaaatataatcatataaatcacagaagaaatgcaccaaacggatatgccactgactatactggctagtcataaatgcagatattaaaagctgagacttttgccaatatattcctgtcaggaagatatcggagcccaacatgcactgtactgtatgtacatcaTATATATTTGAGAAAATGATCAAATTGTAACTGAAATGTTAATcgaatttgataaaaaaaaatactgaaaataaagtatttattaaaaaaaacactaaaattttGTTTAGTCAATCTTCCACTTAGGTGAGCATTAATGGCTGTGAAGTGAACCTTTAATGTGTTATACTTCAGACCATTGTCAAAGCCTTCCTCTAAAAGCTGAAGAACCGCTGCCAGAGTGTCATGTTCTGCATTATGATTGGAACACCACTTCTAATAAATTTTTCAAACCCTTGAATAGGTTTTCATTGTAGATGGTCTCCTGGAAGACATGGTTGTATCTATGACCGCATTGGAAAGGCCCTGGCTTGCAAGTTTGATCCGCTCATTCTCCAAGCCGTTAAATGGAGTCTGGACAAATTTGGATTGTACAGATGAGCTTGGGATAGAAAATCCTGGCACAGTGGAAGTTTCCAATATCTGCCTCTCGAAAGCGACAACGCGAGCGGAAACCAGGCCCTCC
This sequence is a window from Bufo gargarizans isolate SCDJY-AF-19 chromosome 5, ASM1485885v1, whole genome shotgun sequence. Protein-coding genes within it:
- the ACOT13 gene encoding acyl-coenzyme A thioesterase 13, producing MSASSLSALRTLFKTYLDGPGFDRVMSKLQLVSVSPGKIVCELKVDEEHTNRLGTMHGGFTATLVDTVSTVALLNTERGAAGVSVDMNITYMNAAKIGESVLITAQILKQGRTLAFATVDLVNKETGKLIAQGRHTKHLG